Proteins found in one Muntiacus reevesi chromosome 2, mMunRee1.1, whole genome shotgun sequence genomic segment:
- the LOC136158011 gene encoding LOW QUALITY PROTEIN: elafin-like (The sequence of the model RefSeq protein was modified relative to this genomic sequence to represent the inferred CDS: substituted 1 base at 1 genomic stop codon), with amino-acid sequence MKTRSFLVQVVVLLILGMLVAEAAVTTGRPKSQGTKKGNVVVNGKGQINGQYSVQRSDPVKGQGPVXGHGLPKGQGIKKGNLVANGKGPINGQSPVKRQDPVKGQDPVKGQDLVVGQDRAIFLFKRGSCPKFPYKCVLWNPRDNCRRDSQCPGAKKCCEGICGKICVYPR; translated from the exons ATGAAGACCAGAAGCTTCTTGGTCCAGGTTGTGGTCCTTCTCATCCTTGGGATGCTCGTGGCAGAGGCAGCTGTCACAACAG GTCGCCCAAAAAGTCAAGGCACTAAGAAAGGAAATGTTGTAGTCAATGGAAAGGGTCAAATCAATGGTCAATATTCTGTCCAAAGATCAGATCCAGTGAAAGGTCAGGGTCCAGTGTAAGGTCATG GTCTTCCGAAAGGTCAAGGCATTAAGAAAGGAAATCTTGTAGCCAATGGAAAGGGTCCAATCAATGGTCAATCTCCTGTCAAACGCCAAGATCCAGTGAAAGGTCAAGACCCAGTCAAAGGACAAGATCTAGTCGTAGGACAAGACCGAGCCATATTTTTATTCAAGCGTGGCTCCTGCCCCAAGTTTCCGTACAAATGCGTCTTGTGGAATCCCCGTGACAATTGTCGGAGAGATTCTCAGTGCCCAGGGGCCAAGAAGTGCTGTGAAGGCATTTGTGGGAAGATCTGTGTGTATCCCCGGTGA